A genomic region of Mus pahari unplaced genomic scaffold, PAHARI_EIJ_v1.1 scaffold_12823_1, whole genome shotgun sequence contains the following coding sequences:
- the LOC110315541 gene encoding vomeronasal type-2 receptor 26-like — protein RNVIKKSASLSDMDQCIKCPEDQYPNKQKNYCLPKITAFLSHEDTLGALLVSVAISLSAFSAMILGLFIHYRDTPTVRANNRNLSYLLLVSLMLCFFCSLIFIGQPSTVTCVLRQMIFGVVFSVAVSAILAKTFIVVVAFKAIKPGSTLQMWMVTRLSNAIVCCGSIIQVCICAVWLGTYPPFPDVDMHSEFGKIILWCNEGSTLAFYCVLGYLGFLASLSLLIAFLVRRLPDXFNEAKTITFSMLVFCTVWISFVPTYLSSKGKTMVAVEIVSILTSSSILLLCIFVPKCYVILLRSGGHSRKKFFK, from the coding sequence AGGAATGTAATAAAGAAATCTGCCTCCCTTTCAGATATGGATCAATGCATCAAGTGTCCTGAAGATCAGTATCCAAATAAGCAGAAGAATTACTGTCTCCCGAAAATTACAGCATTTTTGTCCCATGAGGATACTCTGGGAGCTCTTTTGGTTTCCGTGGCCATTAGTTTATCTGCCTTTTCAGCCATGATTTTAGGATTATTTATCCACTATAGGGACACACCCACTGTCAGAGCAAATAACAGAAATCTCAGTTATCTCCTCCTGGTTTCTCTAatgctctgtttcttttgctcATTAATATTCATTGGCCAACCTAGCACAGTCACTTGTGTCTTGAGACAAATGATTTTTGGGGttgtattttctgttgctgtgtctgCTATCTTGGCAAAGACTTTCATTGTGGTTGTGGCCTTCAAAGCCATCAAACCAGGAAGCACATTACAAATGTGGATGGTGACCCGACTTTCAAATGCTATAGTCTGCTGTGGTTCCATCATTCaagtgtgcatctgtgcagtCTGGCTGGGAACATATCCCCCTTTCCCTGATGTTGACATGCACTCTGAGTTTGGGAAAATCATTCTCTGGTGTAACGAGGGGTCCACCCTTGCCTTCTATTGTGTTCTGGGGTACTTGGGCTTTCTGGCCAGTCTCAGCTTGCTTATTGCTTTTCTGGTGAGAAGGCTACCTGACAGNTTCAATGAGGCCAAAACAATCACATTCAGCATGCTGGTTTTCTGCACTGTGTGGATTTCTTTTGTACCCACTTACCTGAGCTCCAAAGGTAAAACCATGGTAGCTGTGGAAATTGTTTCAATTCTGACCTCCAGTTCTATCTTACTGCTCTGTATATTTGTTCCCAAATGCTATGTGATCCTACTGAGGTCAGGTGGTCATTCTAGAAAGaagttttttaaatga